A part of Microbulbifer salipaludis genomic DNA contains:
- a CDS encoding lipase family protein, whose product MNNLTPEFAARLASDIYDIKLSLRQERFKKLYENYFNIEETKLKGKTGAFTFLKSTHTMGIATHGINDYTGHSFVALKGTASLYDGLTDLNAGLKKFHTGGLVHQGFYYTFESFVKSIDDFVDDLPNDVHTIHCVGHSLGGALATLAADYLKLKSNKTVKLYTFGSPRVGLDFFANGATKRLEDSNIFRVYHRTDPVAMVPTWPFIHVPDSGPGDLLLQSGVALNPAQYHKMDNYIASLSGGEEKHNWDLVRKKRPPTLIQRSIQSWLESDGPLSLTLNTAWVAAEAVMWVLKKVVELAGIALVVTGATTFTLMDQLAIFLKKAHDFGKKVSHWVTRLLIRLGRMIGIVVADGTNITIALIRTIFIRMHNAVSELVLRAGRHTEH is encoded by the coding sequence ATGAATAACCTGACTCCCGAATTTGCAGCAAGACTCGCATCAGACATATACGACATAAAATTGAGCCTTCGTCAGGAGCGCTTTAAGAAGCTCTACGAAAACTACTTCAACATAGAAGAAACGAAACTAAAGGGGAAAACCGGGGCGTTCACTTTTCTGAAAAGCACACATACCATGGGCATTGCGACACATGGGATAAACGACTACACAGGCCACTCCTTCGTTGCTTTGAAGGGAACTGCTAGCCTCTATGACGGGCTAACCGACCTGAACGCAGGACTGAAAAAATTTCACACCGGTGGCCTGGTGCACCAGGGCTTCTATTACACCTTTGAATCCTTTGTAAAAAGCATCGACGATTTCGTGGATGACCTGCCGAACGATGTTCACACAATTCACTGTGTAGGCCATAGCCTCGGAGGCGCTCTGGCCACTCTCGCGGCAGATTATCTAAAGTTAAAAAGTAATAAAACGGTAAAGCTGTATACGTTTGGTAGCCCTCGCGTAGGCCTGGACTTCTTCGCCAATGGTGCAACCAAGCGGCTCGAAGACTCCAATATTTTTCGCGTTTACCATCGAACCGATCCTGTCGCGATGGTCCCTACTTGGCCGTTTATCCATGTGCCGGATAGCGGGCCCGGTGATCTTCTCCTTCAGTCCGGCGTTGCACTCAACCCCGCCCAATACCACAAAATGGACAATTACATCGCCTCACTGTCCGGAGGGGAAGAAAAGCACAATTGGGACCTGGTGAGAAAAAAGCGCCCCCCCACCCTGATTCAACGCAGCATCCAGAGCTGGCTCGAGTCAGATGGCCCCCTCTCGCTAACACTGAATACGGCCTGGGTTGCCGCTGAGGCGGTGATGTGGGTATTGAAAAAGGTGGTAGAACTTGCTGGTATCGCACTTGTTGTCACCGGAGCCACCACCTTCACGCTGATGGATCAACTGGCGATTTTTCTCAAAAAGGCCCACGACTTCGGCAAGAAGGTTTCCCATTGGGTCACCCGACTGCTCATCCGGCTCGGCAGAATGATCGGTATCGTGGTTGCCGATGGCACCAATATCACCATCGCGCTCATCCGGACAATTTTTATCCGCATGCACAACGCTGTGTCTGAACTGGTGCTGCGTGCCGGGCGCCACACAGAGCACTGA
- a CDS encoding DUF6795 domain-containing protein: protein MSIFDAGKAYFFSPVTGVVTKDDKPISNAKIIRKWEHQSMEQDETVTDDDGNFSLPEVRRRSAVQFIPAEFVVGQEISVVHDGKEIVIWSASKRDSSKNSELGGKALDLKCDLNSEEKIYRDFGPALFTKCTWE, encoded by the coding sequence ATGTCGATCTTTGACGCAGGGAAGGCTTACTTTTTTTCTCCGGTAACTGGCGTAGTGACTAAAGACGACAAGCCTATTAGCAATGCCAAAATTATTCGCAAGTGGGAGCATCAGTCGATGGAGCAGGACGAAACCGTTACGGATGATGATGGGAATTTCTCTCTCCCCGAGGTGCGTCGCCGCTCGGCAGTGCAATTCATCCCGGCTGAGTTCGTTGTAGGCCAGGAAATATCCGTCGTGCATGACGGAAAGGAAATCGTTATCTGGTCCGCATCCAAAAGGGATTCTTCAAAGAATTCCGAGCTTGGTGGAAAAGCACTCGACCTCAAGTGTGACCTGAATAGCGAAGAAAAAATCTACCGAGATTTCGGCCCTGCGCTTTTCACAAAATGTACCTGGGAGTAA
- a CDS encoding AsmA family protein, producing the protein MAWIKRGLITLVVLFVLFAGVVAWFLSGLDANQYKPKIVQLAADQGIALTLDGDIGWQIWPNIALKLEGVKLAPLALPSESLLEADKVAVGVALMPLLDKRIEAQEIVLLGPQVALTVDKNGKGNWELITDAMEAKAAQDAKTQRETPPTLDVPKEKEASAGGLELALEQLRLEDGVLRYTDRQTGTEYAVSKLQISADNLVPGGKPGDVRVAAELAGSDLPEPIQLDIHSSLAIDEGLNGLRLQPANIKLTGADGASAEVNLRGNVRRPKADAPWQIQLNLKVNVDPIAGWLASVGSDYKAQSSSALQRLTIESDISGTDKQMSLQPLELSLDGHKFNGSASYQAGDIPSVSLSLKGGELNVDDYLPPPAAAPEQSELSADMTAAQPVPLPLESMRGFNAKLDLTLEKLHALDFEIDQPQLAVNVNNGLYQLNKLAAGLYGGNLNSTGVFNARGNTARGELSGGLSGVEISKVQEALFASDEPEAADQKKVTLSGKTDLTWVAQTSGADTLALQKNLRAAVQLNAKELALAPFNLEKGMCQLVSYAEKTPLPEREWPAQTRLQDLRTSVNLNGDVAKVEGINAGIENIALSGDGTVNLEQQNFDFALGLALVGEKTSGNGCSVQNSRWRNRPLPLRCKAKFDEAGATTCKPDSRRLDDLIREELKYKAEKKYGDKVQEKTEELKDKLKDRFKGLFNRD; encoded by the coding sequence ATGGCTTGGATCAAACGCGGTCTTATCACCCTCGTTGTTCTCTTCGTACTTTTTGCCGGCGTTGTCGCCTGGTTCCTTTCCGGCCTCGATGCCAACCAGTACAAGCCCAAAATCGTGCAACTCGCTGCGGACCAGGGGATCGCCCTGACACTCGACGGCGATATCGGCTGGCAAATCTGGCCCAACATTGCGCTAAAGCTCGAAGGTGTGAAACTGGCACCGCTGGCCCTGCCCAGTGAATCACTGCTGGAAGCCGATAAGGTCGCGGTAGGTGTGGCACTGATGCCGCTGCTGGACAAGCGCATCGAAGCCCAGGAGATTGTTCTGCTCGGCCCCCAGGTGGCGCTTACCGTGGACAAGAACGGCAAGGGCAACTGGGAGCTGATTACCGACGCTATGGAGGCGAAAGCCGCCCAGGACGCGAAGACCCAGCGCGAAACCCCGCCCACTCTGGATGTTCCGAAGGAGAAAGAGGCCTCAGCCGGTGGCCTTGAACTGGCGCTGGAACAGCTGCGCCTGGAAGACGGCGTGCTGCGCTACACCGACCGGCAAACCGGCACCGAGTATGCCGTGAGCAAACTACAGATTTCCGCCGACAACCTGGTGCCCGGCGGCAAACCAGGTGACGTGCGCGTAGCCGCCGAGCTGGCGGGCAGCGATCTTCCAGAGCCTATCCAACTCGATATCCACAGCAGCCTCGCCATCGACGAGGGGCTGAACGGGCTGCGCCTGCAGCCGGCCAACATCAAACTTACCGGCGCCGACGGCGCCAGTGCTGAAGTCAACCTGCGCGGTAACGTGCGCCGCCCCAAGGCCGATGCCCCCTGGCAGATCCAGCTCAACCTCAAGGTCAATGTGGACCCGATTGCCGGCTGGCTTGCGAGCGTAGGTAGTGACTATAAGGCCCAAAGCAGCAGCGCCCTGCAGAGACTCACCATCGAGTCCGATATCAGTGGCACCGACAAGCAGATGAGCCTGCAACCACTGGAACTGTCACTGGACGGCCACAAATTCAACGGCAGCGCGAGCTATCAGGCCGGCGACATCCCCAGTGTTTCCCTGAGCCTCAAAGGCGGCGAACTCAACGTGGACGACTACCTGCCACCCCCCGCAGCCGCCCCGGAGCAAAGTGAGCTCAGCGCCGATATGACCGCCGCACAACCGGTGCCGCTACCCCTCGAGTCCATGCGCGGCTTCAATGCCAAGCTGGACCTGACCCTGGAAAAGCTGCACGCACTGGACTTCGAAATTGACCAGCCGCAGCTGGCAGTGAACGTGAATAACGGCCTGTACCAGTTGAACAAGCTCGCCGCTGGGCTCTACGGTGGCAACCTGAACAGCACCGGTGTATTCAATGCCCGCGGCAACACCGCGCGCGGCGAATTGAGTGGCGGCCTGAGCGGCGTAGAAATATCCAAGGTCCAGGAAGCGCTGTTCGCCAGCGACGAACCGGAAGCCGCAGACCAGAAGAAGGTCACCCTGTCTGGCAAGACCGACCTTACCTGGGTGGCCCAGACCAGCGGTGCTGACACCCTGGCGCTGCAGAAAAACCTGCGCGCCGCAGTGCAGCTCAACGCCAAGGAGCTGGCACTGGCGCCCTTCAATCTGGAAAAAGGCATGTGCCAGCTGGTGAGCTACGCCGAAAAAACGCCACTGCCAGAAAGAGAGTGGCCCGCACAAACCCGCCTGCAGGACCTGCGCACCAGCGTGAACCTGAATGGTGACGTGGCCAAGGTGGAAGGCATCAATGCCGGCATCGAAAATATCGCACTCAGCGGCGACGGCACCGTCAACTTGGAGCAGCAAAACTTCGACTTTGCCCTTGGCCTGGCCCTGGTAGGCGAGAAGACATCCGGCAACGGCTGCTCGGTACAGAACAGTCGCTGGCGTAACCGCCCGCTGCCACTGCGCTGCAAAGCCAAGTTTGACGAGGCCGGTGCCACCACCTGCAAGCCGGACAGCCGCCGCCTCGACGACCTGATCCGCGAAGAGCTCAAGTACAAAGCCGAGAAGAAATACGGCGATAAAGTGCAGGAAAAAACCGAAGAGCTGAAAGACAAGCTCAAGGACCGGTTCAAGGGCCTGTTCAACCGCGACTAA
- a CDS encoding DUF6795 domain-containing protein translates to MQKFLIALPAALLILSLPWPGAAMSKMNPLKACTFSEMEISILFKGAPARGAKITRTIEWKQERTDQFTTDDHGHVTLPAEFENHLLKAFPMEFVSAQHLAVQFEGKEYEIWNYAKRDADLNSEMYGAPLQLTCELTSEPKTQRAFGSIVGTRCTWQPKNNSTINAEKEFT, encoded by the coding sequence GTGCAAAAATTTCTTATCGCCCTGCCTGCTGCACTTCTGATTCTTTCACTACCCTGGCCTGGAGCTGCCATGTCCAAAATGAATCCATTGAAAGCCTGCACTTTTTCTGAAATGGAAATTTCCATTCTATTCAAAGGTGCGCCCGCCAGAGGAGCCAAGATCACCCGAACCATTGAGTGGAAGCAAGAACGCACAGATCAGTTCACTACTGATGACCATGGCCATGTAACCTTACCGGCGGAATTCGAAAATCACCTTCTCAAAGCCTTCCCCATGGAGTTTGTCTCGGCGCAACATCTGGCGGTGCAATTCGAGGGTAAGGAATATGAAATCTGGAATTACGCGAAGCGTGATGCAGATCTCAATAGCGAGATGTACGGTGCGCCCCTGCAACTTACCTGCGAGCTGACTAGTGAACCAAAGACCCAGCGCGCGTTTGGCTCTATCGTGGGAACACGCTGCACCTGGCAACCAAAGAATAACTCCACTATTAACGCTGAAAAGGAATTCACGTAA